A region of Trypanosoma brucei brucei TREU927 chromosome 1, complete sequence DNA encodes the following proteins:
- a CDS encoding rRNA biogenesis protein, putative — MQYREYRVHHAAPDGILVQLPGNGGFGKLTVETLGGDALAAALLKRFATNDHIRAVARPTRDVHHYRLLSVQLLELWSGAATYPAPVLSLLLQLFRKHALIGLGTTAMARVVKSSPEKGVVLSLPGGIPAVAVLENVSEEAGAVEVRLLNYDVQVDVVNVTVQYDVVERTPSDVDALQKLLTSVTAGSVVSATVLVSCTDDNCAIVEVPCGDECSVIGYYIYNWPGLSAAGDEKPVVGSCLQLTVEFVPEEPALQDVLPFFVLSRRQHFAGLPAVRCAILPNTSTPHATVGLVGRFPWRDKKRDRRPEVEDINDPDDDDSDDDENTNVNRSKIRKRKLEETIDAYERSMETAVPSSSEEFQRLLLASPNNSYLWVQWMTHHVSLQQFEEARLVAEKALTTIGVRETQERLNVWVAYMNLENLHGTAESLASVFKRALRHALDELVVYERLADIFSATRKFNQLLSLCRAMVSKNRKVPRVWERLGTVLIDHNKRDQLKRVLKDMSDALKRDEYALVVVHLGVHEYRNGSVENGRALFEGLLLRMPKKSDVWSVYLDQELGLLARRSEVASAVFVRGLFERAVSTSFSAKVMQQVLTRFMSFERAHGTPADVEKVKARARSYVEAKISASVGSVDPTVKTGGVSVKKGATKDFNATSASAKGSSVSDEATDKHYDGEAEE, encoded by the coding sequence CCCTGACGGTATTCTTGTGCAACTTCCAGGGAATGGCGGCTTTGGTAAATTGACTGTAGAAACACTAGGAGGAGATGCATTAGCCGCTGCACTTCTCAAACGATTTGCCACTAATGATCACATCCGTGCCGTGGCGCGTCCAACGCGTGATGTTCACCACTACCGGCTGCTTAGCGTACAGTTGCTGGAGTTGTGGAGCGGAGCGGCTACTTACCCAGCCCCGGTGTTGTCTCTCCTCCTGCAGTTATTTCGCAAACACGCACTCATCGGTCTCGGGACGACTGCAATGGCTCGTGTAGTGAAATCTTCACCCGAGAAGGGTGTCGTCTTATCCCTTCCTGGTGGCATTCCCGCTGTTGCAGTGCTGGAAAATGTTAGTGAGGAAGCTGGGGCAGTTGAAGTACGGTTGCTTAACTACGATGTCCAGGTTGATGTGGTCAATGTGACAGTGCAATATGATGTTGTTGAACGTACACCGAGTGATGTAGATGCGCTGCAGAAACTTCTTACATCGGTTACTGCGGGAAGCGTCGTCTCCGCAACTGTACTCGTTTCATGTACGGATGACAATTGCGCTATCGTGGAGGTCCCATGCGGTGACGAGTGCAGCGTAATCGGGTACTACATTTATAACTGGCCGGGTTTAAGTGCTGCAGGAGACGAAAAGCCAGTTGTGGGGAGTTGCCTTCAGCTTACTGTGGAGTTTGTGCCCGAGGAGCCCGCACTGCAGGATGTTTTACCGTTTTTCGTGCTCTCCCGCCGTCAACACTTTGCAGGCCTTCCCGCAGTTCGTTGTGCTATACTTCCAAACACGTCTACACCGCACGCCACAGTGGGGCTAGTTGGCCGTTTTCCGTGGCGTGACAAAAAGCGGGATCGCCGACCAGAGGTGGAGGATATTAATGATccggatgatgatgatagtgaCGACGACGAGAACACAAACGTGAATCGAAGTAAAATTCGCAAGCGAAAACTGGAGGAAACCATTGATGCATACGAGCGGTCGATGGAGACAGcagttccttcttcttcggaAGAGTTCCAGCGGCTCTTGCTTGCATCTCCCAACAACAGTTACCTTTGGGTACAGTGGATGACTCATCATGTATCGTTGCAGCAGTTCGAGGAGGCGCGCCTCGTGGCGGAGAAGGCATTGACTACAATTGGCGTGCGTGAAACGCAGGAGCGGCTGAATGTGTGGGTTGCGTACATGAATCTGGAGAACCTTCATGGTACAGCAGAGTCTTTGGCATCTGTTTTCAAACGAGCGTTGCGGCATGCCCTTGATGAACTCGTTGTGTATGAGCGACTTGCTGACATATTCTCAGCAACACGAAAGTTCAACCAACTGCTATCCTTGTGCCGGGCTATGGTGTCGAAGAACCGCAAGGTGCCGCGTGTGTGGGAACGGCTTGGCACTGTTCTCATTGATCATAACAAAAGGGATCAGCTGAAGCGGGTCCTAAAGGATATGAGTGACGCCCTTAAACGTGATGAGTATGCATTAGTAGTTGTACACCTCGGGGTTCATGAGTATAGAAACGGGAGCGTTGAGAATGGTCGTGCTCTGTTTGAAGGGTTGCTGCTTCGCATGCCCAAGAAGTCTGACGTTTGGTCCGTGTATTTGGATCAAGAACTGGGGCTTCTCGCGCGAAGGTCAGAAGTTGCATCAGCCGTGTTCGTGAGGGGCTTGTTTGAGCGTGCAGTTTCCACAAGTTTTTCCGCGAAGGTGATGCAGCAGGTATTAACGCGCTTCATGTCATTTGAGCGGGCGCACGGCACGCCGGCAGACGTCGAGAAGGTGAAGGCCCGGGCGCGAAGTTATGTGGAGGCAAAAATTAGTGCATCGGTTGGAAGCGTAGACCCCACCGTGAAGACTGGAGGTGTGAGCGTGAAGAAGGGAGCAACCAAAGACTTTAACGCGACATCTGCAAGCGCTAAGGGTTCGAGCGTTAGTGATGAGGCAACAGATAAACATTATGATGGTGAGGCGGAAGAGTGA
- a CDS encoding hypothetical protein, unlikely (gene predicted by glimmer), which produces MMIAATATAMATAVLIYAPLKREEITQLRVKTAAITNEGVTKNGDNVANENGNDNDDDGEISIS; this is translated from the coding sequence atGATGATAGCGGCAACGGCAACGGCGATGGCAACGGCGGTTTTAATATATGCGCCAttgaaaagggaggaaataaCTCAACTCAGAGTGAAAACAGCTGCCATTACAAATGAGGGTGTTACCAAAAATGGCGATAACGTTGCTAATGAAAAtggtaatgataatgatgatgatggtgagatATCCATTAGTTGA
- a CDS encoding serine/threonine protein phosphatase 2a regulatory subunit, putative has protein sequence MSEHFKNVKSMIANLRSEDPEARLNSMRGIHVIASTLGPERTREELLPYLTDYLDENDEVLRVFANALGTMLHEVGGPAHVQSILGPLELLCSLDEVTVRDEAVSSLQTVGKALFCETGEAAVQARRDFVGLVMRLGQSTPQCRSSVTYVIATAYPHVAASVKTQLFNLFITLCGDEEIMVRRSACISLGKHMAGVPDTRSSELLNALTKFSRDASDGVRLQAVEAAAALLTVLPPETHSNIVGAVKTLVGDVSWRVRYMAADRLGKLAGVLAPPHVKQIMPFFRLLTQDSEAEIRASAVFNMAGVLAACHDATSKREVLAGGCRLVSDDNSHVRMCLASALLKSVEHVPVEMWSSTVVPTCTQLLTDTEADVRLALVSGFSSMGNTAEARELAPKLIPVVVALAEDPKWRIREVVISQIPHLITSLGRSADEVVEICVQHLVDRVAAIRDAAVQSCCSLVSESGLAWSRDTLFPRLSLMVTANNYLHRVALAHFYESLSEVQQLDRTTVSQLVLPMLRVLARDNVPNVRLRCARAIVAFKRKKILLESDAEPLLSRLVKDTDVDVRFAATEN, from the coding sequence ATGTCAGAGCACTTTAAAAATGTCAAGTCTATGATTGCCAACCTCAGATCTGAAGATCCCGAGGCGAGGTTAAACAGCATGCGTGGCATTCACGTAATTGCGTCCACACTGGGACCTGAACGAACCCGTGAAGAGTTGCTACCGTACTTGACAGACTATCTAGACGAGAATGATGAGGTACTGCGGGTCTTCGCCAATGCACTCGGAACGATGCTGCATGAGGTTGGTGGACCAGCTCACGTGCAAAGCATATTGGGCCCATTAGAGTTACTGTGTAGTTTGGACGAAGTAACTGTCCGCGATGAGGCGGTCTCATCGTTACAAACAGTTGGAAAGGCTCTATTTTGTGAGACGGGTGAAGCTGCTGTGCAAGCCAGAAGGGATTTTGTGGGTTTGGTGATGCGGTTGGGCCAGTCCACGCCACAATGTAGATCCAGTGTGACGTACGTAATTGCTACAGCGTACCCACATGTGGCTGCATCTGTGAAGACGCAGCTTTTCAACCTTTTTATTACGCTCTGTGGCGATGAAGAAATTATGGTGCGCCGCAGCGCATGTATTTCGCTAGGGAAGCATATGGCTGGGGTCCCAGATACTCGGAGCTCGGAGCTTCTTAATGCACTCACAAAATTCTCGCGGGATGCAAGCGATGGTGTGCGGCTTCAGGCAGTCGAAGCGGCTGCGGCGCTTCTCACAGTGCTTCCTCCTGAAACCCATAGCAACATCGTAGGCGCCGTCAAAACCCTCGTGGGAGATGTTTCCTGGCGAGTGCGGTACATGGCGGCTGATCGCCTTGGCAAACTGGCGGGTGTTTTAGCGCCCCCACACGTAAAGCAAATCATGCCCTTCTTTCGTTTGCTCACTCAGGATTCTGAAGCAGAGATTCGTGCCTCTGCTGTGTTTAACATGGCTGGGGTACTTGCCGCCTGCCACGACGCCACCTCGAAACGAGAAGTACTTGCTGGTGGTTGCCGTTTGGTAAGCGACGACAATTCGCACGTGCGCATGTGTCTTGCGAGTGCACTCCTGAAGTCTGTGGAACACGTTCCGGTGGAGATGTGGAGCAGCACTGTAGTGCCCACTTGCACGCAGTTGCTTACGGACACTGAGGCGGATGTTAGATTGGCCCTCGTTTCTGGGTTTAGCTCTATGGGAAATACCGCAGAGGCACGAGAACTAGCTCCCAAACTAATTCCTGTCGTTGTTGCGCTTGCGGAGGACCCGAAGTGGCGCATACGTGAAGTTGTTATATCGCAGATTCCGCATCTTATTACCTCTCTGGGTAGAAGCGCAGATGAAGTGGTGGAGATCTGCGTGCAGCATCTTGTAGACCGTGTGGCAGCGATACGCGATGCGGCGGTGCAGTCCTGCTGTTCACTTGTGTCGGAGAGCGGGCTCGCATGGTCCCGTGACACATTGTTCCCGAGGCTTAGTTTAATGGTAACCGCCAACAACTATCTTCACCGGGTCGCGTTGGCGCACTTCTATGAATCTCTGTCAGAAGTTCAGCAACTTGACCGTACAACGGTCTCACAGCTAGTGCTTCCAATGCTCCGTGTCCTTGCACGTGATAATGTACCTAATGTGCGACTTAGATGCGCGAGGGCAATTGTAGCGTTCAAGCGGAAGAAAATTCTCTTAGAGTCAGATGCGGAGCCCTTGCTAAGCCGATTGGTTAAGGACACCGATGTGGATGTGCGTTTTGCCGCCACAGAGAATTAA
- a CDS encoding hypothetical protein, unlikely (unlikely gene predicted by glimmer) — MLRIFMCMFVCACGKEGERKGKERKHKHIIMRKCFMYACTNNNNNNDNCTRLCIEYKRTYSRIYHPRTKAASM; from the coding sequence ATGTTGCGCATATTCATgtgcatgtttgtgtgcgcgtgcggaaaagagggagagagaaaaggaaaggaaaggaaacataagCACATAATAATGAGAAAATGTTTCATGTACGCGtgcacaaacaacaacaacaacaacgacaattGCACCCGCTTATGTATTGAATATAAGCGAACGTATTCACGTATTTATCATCCACGCACAAAGGCTGCATCCATGTGA